Genomic window (Elusimicrobiota bacterium):
CCACGGTGAGATTCAAGGCCGTCTGCCCGCCCAAGGTCGGCAGGATGGCCTGGGGTCTTTCTTTCTCCAGGATTTGCTCGAGGTACTCCGGGGTCAGAGGCTCGATGTAGGTCCGGTCGGCCAGATCGGGGTCGGTCATGATGGTGGCCGGGTTGGAGTTCACCAGGACGATCTTGTAGCCTTCCTGGCGCAGGGCCACGATCCCTTGCGTGCCCGAGTAGTCGAACTCGCAGCCCTGCCCGATCACGATCGAGCCAGAGCCGATGATGAGAATTTTCTCTATGTCCGTTCTCTTAGGCATTTTTCACCGTTCTGCGGGAGATCATCAGGTCCTTGAACCTGGCGAAGAGGTAGCGGCTGTCGTGCGGGCCGGCCGAGGCCTCGGGGTGGTATTGCACCGAGAAGGCGGGAAGCTGGGAATGGGCCATGCCCTCCGAGGTTCGGTCGTTCAAGTTGATGTGGGTGGTGCGCACTTCCTTGGGCAGGCAATCCAAGTCCACGCAGAAGCCGTGGTTCTGGGTCGTGATCTCGACTTTTTCCGTGTCCACATCGAGCACGGGATGGTTGGCGCCGTGGTGCCCGAATTTAAGCTTGAAGGTTTTTCCGCCGAGAGCCAGACCCAAGAGTTGATGCCCCAGGCAGATACCGAAAATCGGCATTTGCTTTTCGAGGAGCCGTTGAATGGTCTCGATCGCGTAAGTCACGGGCTCGGGGTCGCCGGGGCCGTTCGACAGCAGTATGCCGTCGGGCTTGAGCGCGAGGGCCTCCTCGGCCGTGGTCCGGGCCGGGACCACGGTGACCTGGCAGCCGATTTGCGCCAAACACCTCAGGATGCCGTACTTCACGCCGAAATCGAAGACGACGACATGGAGGGGCTTGGTTCCGTTGCCGGGAGGGACGTAGCCTTCCACCCAGAGATATTTCTCTGGGCAGGATACGTCTTTCACCAGGTCCAATCCCAGCATGGATTGGACATTTCTAGCCTTGGCCAACAGCCTTTTTGGGTCGAGATCCGTGGTGGAAAGGACGGCTCGGAGCGCCCCTTTCTCGCGCAGGCGCAAGGTGAGAGCCCGGGTGTCCACGCCCTCGATCGCCGCGATCCCGTGTTTTTTGAGGAAGAATTGGGCGGACTCCACCGACTGCCAGTTGGAGGGATGCCTGCACAGCTCGCGCACCACCAAGCCGCTCAAGAACGCCTTGCGCGATTCGTTGTCCTCGGCCGTGATCCCGTAGTTGCCGATCTGGGGATAGGTCATGGCCACGATCTGTCCCTGATAGGACGGGTCGGTCAGGACCTCCTGGTAGCCCGTCATGGAGGTGTTGAACACCATCTCTCCCGAGGCCTCTCCCTCCGCCCCGCAGGCTTGTCCGGTGAGAATGGTGCCGTCTTCCAGAACTAACAACGCGGTTGTTTTCATTTCGCCCTCGAGGCCGACAAAGTTTTTAAAAAACCCGCTTGTTCCTCGGCGGTCGAAACCCGGACGCGGAGCCAGGCCTCTTGAGGCCGAAAATCCGCGTAGAGGCCGGAGAGGTCCTCATGAAAATGGAGGAAAGCCCTGGGCCCGCAGTAAAAGATCCCGCTCTTCTTTTCCTTAAAGGCCGCGATTCTCCGCACTTGGGTCAGGAGCGAGCCCAGCGAGCGCAGGGACTTGGAGCCGGCGTGCTTCATAAGTGCCAGACCTCCCGCCACAGCTTTGGCGCCGAAAACCCGGCCAAGGCGGGGTAGCGGCTCCACTGCCCGTGATGGATGGACTCATGCTGGATGAGGGCATGGCAGTATTCGTTTTGACTGTCTATGGCCGCGCCCGCTCCCCGGAAGTTATCCACAAAAATTTCCCGCGAAGTTTTGTGGATAACTGGAGCCTATTCTCATAGTTCTTTGCTCATTATCAAGTCGATATCGGAGAAACGGCTGCCCGTGATCGGGAAGTTCTCCCTCCCCAGGGCCTTGT
Coding sequences:
- the carA gene encoding glutamine-hydrolyzing carbamoyl-phosphate synthase small subunit, translating into MKTTALLVLEDGTILTGQACGAEGEASGEMVFNTSMTGYQEVLTDPSYQGQIVAMTYPQIGNYGITAEDNESRKAFLSGLVVRELCRHPSNWQSVESAQFFLKKHGIAAIEGVDTRALTLRLREKGALRAVLSTTDLDPKRLLAKARNVQSMLGLDLVKDVSCPEKYLWVEGYVPPGNGTKPLHVVVFDFGVKYGILRCLAQIGCQVTVVPARTTAEEALALKPDGILLSNGPGDPEPVTYAIETIQRLLEKQMPIFGICLGHQLLGLALGGKTFKLKFGHHGANHPVLDVDTEKVEITTQNHGFCVDLDCLPKEVRTTHINLNDRTSEGMAHSQLPAFSVQYHPEASAGPHDSRYLFARFKDLMISRRTVKNA